One Methylobacterium sp. 77 DNA window includes the following coding sequences:
- a CDS encoding SIR2 family protein — protein MFGRGRLEGLIRRLIPDASWMPGDLHTRLLRLPWTEVLTTNYDTLLERAADQITDPIYEVVLTPVDLARTRSPRIVKLHGTLPSHTPFVITDGDYHEYPTRFAPFVNLARQVLIENDVCMLGFSGDDPNFTAWTGWVRAEIAPYSRTLFLVGILDLTGETRDAYLGRGITPIDLGPFVPDPTGNRDERNAAALELFLSALEEARRVPPEAWPPQDPWPARSSRTPDPENPAGSWTGLHEPDFAARYVESCAGRWRAERLAYPGWLEPPPASREWLQLDLRHQMTALERGFSHARLHDPIGTVADVLWRLDLVHGSLHAFDLTWIEAAIEGADPMRLRPADRWSLGRLLLRTYREAEDRTSFERWRDWLAPTAERDDEARALLAYEEALWARDHLDYSTLAARVAGVKGRDPVWALRRTALLAELGQHDAVEAGVLDAFRELKALIVRDRSSLWIRSRLAWAGFLAHALTRTSTPDKRNPEYVAEGILEVDWLRRFDKGGCNPWPCIEGLDAAITAGERQARKDAAGPAATFDPGVVKHPGTTLRSMTTVNVDHYATRLADHVGIPMAMKGRVNVLQSRVARAIAVSAGSDRVDDVRALVAASRGERDLIELRFNRIAVARLDQAVAGELFVRTRRALDYALTLRPFNGYWVSRSQNFAELMSRLIVRLPSDDAKSCFRFAVELARHPSWRHPSLFEPLEHLIDRSYDTMAPADRADAALDLIAFPLPSEAGVHVGMNWPEPSDQIRAGTDRPWDDARWSERIAQLTTAAEHGDQDNASKATLRLFHLSRNGLLSAEERASFGRAFWSRRDRLGNPGLVWDLALYTVFEVPARDEDARRAMLRQLVLGAEDQTMQPSPGGMRLLRQMAEREPAGVRDYLSAQELLTVFDVLVAWRPPERPEAQFDLVDVRAHDEQQGREIVAALAHAILPAVTDEQMDEARRIALRGLVLEAWLPEHLVLVPQAIRLGVLDVEEATGHLQGALLEQERRFVTAALWSVGEWMTQHHRGNVVALPRQLTEEVAGLVSLRVSRALPEALQTARTIVEHGGVTPPDARRLAIGLRHLLQETAYATWAGNDETTARLTLIRADAVRLAVMLAHHGHASDATEQWIAAASSDELPEVRFATA, from the coding sequence ATGTTCGGCCGGGGACGCCTGGAGGGGCTGATCCGGCGCCTGATCCCCGATGCGAGTTGGATGCCGGGCGATCTGCACACGCGTCTGCTACGCCTGCCGTGGACCGAGGTGCTCACGACCAACTACGACACGCTGCTGGAGCGGGCCGCCGATCAGATCACCGACCCCATCTACGAGGTCGTACTGACGCCGGTGGACCTCGCCCGGACACGCTCGCCGCGCATCGTGAAGCTGCACGGTACCCTTCCCTCTCACACGCCGTTCGTGATCACCGACGGCGATTACCACGAGTATCCCACCCGCTTCGCCCCCTTCGTCAACCTGGCGCGGCAGGTGCTGATCGAGAACGACGTCTGCATGCTGGGGTTTTCCGGCGACGACCCCAACTTCACGGCCTGGACGGGTTGGGTGCGAGCGGAGATCGCGCCCTACAGCCGGACCCTCTTCCTCGTCGGCATCCTCGACCTGACCGGAGAGACCCGCGACGCCTATCTCGGACGCGGCATCACGCCCATCGATCTCGGGCCCTTCGTCCCCGATCCGACGGGCAATCGCGACGAGCGGAATGCCGCGGCCCTCGAACTGTTCCTCTCGGCCCTGGAGGAGGCGCGCAGAGTTCCCCCCGAGGCTTGGCCGCCACAAGACCCTTGGCCAGCACGCTCCTCACGCACGCCCGATCCCGAGAACCCCGCGGGATCCTGGACGGGGCTTCACGAACCGGATTTCGCGGCCCGCTACGTCGAGAGCTGTGCCGGGCGCTGGCGTGCAGAACGCCTCGCCTATCCGGGATGGCTCGAACCGCCCCCTGCCTCCCGCGAATGGCTGCAACTGGACCTACGACATCAGATGACGGCTCTGGAGCGTGGCTTCAGCCACGCTCGCCTACATGATCCGATCGGCACCGTGGCCGACGTGCTCTGGCGGCTTGATCTCGTGCACGGCAGCCTGCACGCGTTCGATCTGACCTGGATCGAGGCTGCAATCGAGGGAGCCGATCCGATGCGGCTGCGACCCGCAGACCGCTGGTCGCTCGGGCGCCTCCTGCTTCGGACTTATCGCGAGGCCGAGGATCGCACATCGTTCGAGCGCTGGCGCGATTGGCTGGCGCCGACGGCGGAGCGGGATGACGAGGCGCGCGCGCTTCTCGCCTACGAGGAGGCACTCTGGGCACGCGATCATCTCGATTACTCCACACTCGCCGCACGTGTCGCTGGCGTGAAAGGCCGCGATCCAGTGTGGGCTCTGCGGCGCACCGCGCTCCTCGCCGAACTCGGACAGCACGACGCTGTTGAGGCCGGCGTGCTCGACGCCTTCCGCGAGCTGAAGGCGCTGATCGTCCGTGATCGCTCCTCCCTCTGGATACGCTCGCGCTTGGCGTGGGCCGGGTTTCTGGCGCATGCCCTCACCCGGACGAGCACGCCGGACAAACGGAATCCCGAGTACGTTGCCGAGGGGATCCTAGAGGTGGACTGGCTGCGTCGCTTCGACAAGGGAGGCTGCAACCCCTGGCCCTGCATCGAAGGGCTCGACGCCGCCATCACGGCTGGCGAGAGGCAAGCTCGCAAGGATGCCGCGGGACCGGCAGCGACTTTTGATCCAGGCGTCGTCAAGCATCCCGGCACCACCCTGCGGTCGATGACGACGGTGAACGTCGACCACTACGCGACACGGCTCGCCGACCATGTCGGGATACCGATGGCGATGAAGGGGCGCGTAAACGTCCTGCAAAGCCGGGTCGCAAGAGCGATCGCCGTCTCGGCTGGTTCCGATCGTGTCGATGATGTACGCGCGCTCGTCGCGGCTTCGCGTGGTGAGAGAGACCTGATCGAACTGCGGTTCAATCGGATTGCCGTTGCACGTCTCGATCAGGCGGTCGCGGGCGAACTCTTCGTCCGCACGCGTCGCGCGCTGGACTACGCGCTGACGCTACGCCCCTTTAACGGCTACTGGGTGAGCCGTTCTCAGAACTTTGCCGAGCTCATGTCTCGGCTGATCGTCCGCCTGCCCAGCGACGACGCCAAGAGTTGCTTCCGGTTCGCGGTTGAACTCGCGCGGCATCCGAGTTGGCGACACCCATCCTTGTTCGAGCCGCTGGAGCATCTCATCGACCGTTCGTACGACACGATGGCTCCTGCCGACCGCGCCGATGCCGCACTGGACCTGATCGCTTTCCCACTGCCATCGGAGGCCGGTGTGCATGTCGGCATGAACTGGCCCGAGCCGAGCGATCAGATCCGTGCCGGAACAGATCGACCGTGGGACGACGCACGGTGGTCGGAGAGGATCGCGCAACTCACCACCGCCGCCGAGCACGGCGATCAGGACAACGCGTCCAAGGCGACCCTGCGCCTTTTTCACCTCTCCCGGAACGGCCTGCTGTCGGCCGAAGAACGCGCTTCCTTCGGCCGCGCCTTCTGGAGCCGACGCGACAGGCTCGGCAATCCCGGCCTCGTCTGGGATCTTGCCCTCTACACGGTGTTCGAGGTGCCAGCGCGGGACGAGGACGCGCGCCGCGCGATGCTTCGTCAACTCGTCCTCGGCGCTGAGGATCAAACCATGCAGCCTTCGCCTGGCGGCATGCGGCTGCTAAGGCAGATGGCCGAACGAGAGCCGGCGGGCGTTCGGGACTACCTGTCTGCGCAGGAACTGCTGACAGTGTTCGATGTCCTGGTGGCATGGCGTCCGCCGGAGCGTCCCGAGGCTCAGTTCGACCTCGTCGATGTGAGGGCTCACGACGAACAACAGGGTCGGGAGATCGTGGCTGCGCTGGCGCATGCCATTCTCCCTGCAGTAACGGACGAGCAAATGGACGAAGCACGGCGGATCGCTCTTCGCGGCCTCGTGCTCGAAGCCTGGCTGCCCGAGCACCTCGTCCTCGTCCCGCAGGCCATACGGTTGGGCGTGCTGGACGTCGAGGAAGCGACGGGCCATTTACAGGGAGCGTTGCTCGAGCAGGAGCGCCGCTTCGTCACCGCCGCCCTCTGGAGCGTTGGCGAATGGATGACCCAGCACCATCGCGGCAACGTGGTAGCGCTCCCACGCCAGCTCACGGAGGAGGTTGCGGGTCTCGTTTCGCTCCGGGTCTCTAGGGCGCTGCCGGAAGCCCTGCAGACCGCCAGGACCATCGTCGAACATGGCGGTGTGACACCTCCCGATGCGCGCCGGCTCGCGATCGGCCTGCGACATCTGCTGCAGGAGACCGCCTATGCCACGTGGGCGGGCAACGACGAGACGACGGCTCGGCTCACGCTGATACGGGCCGATGCCGTGCGGCTGGCAGTCATGCTGGCCCACCATGGGCATGCGAGCGACGCGACCGAGCAATGGATCGCCGCCGCCTCGTCCGATGAACTGCCCGAGGTGCGTTTCGCGACCGCGTGA
- a CDS encoding DUF3883 domain-containing protein, with protein MVAADDAEAIGTAQPFEPACDAPAWGSDARRFIELWARRKMRAFEGTIDDQGDYLAKIYPTAKSISEQVSADYHGRFLIELIQNAHDVHPSDCTDGAIEVFLDAGPEGHPTLYVANGGTPFCRGNVEALSDLGLSSKPPGQSIGNKGLGFRSVRHVCDSPKIYSQAPGGCEAGRFEGFCFRFADDDDLAELVSKPRAFELARRDLPHFHVPVWLNEQPELVRSFAARGFATVIALPLRDERAAQAVHEEIDALNKMNVPMLLFLSRLARLDVRVRGADGAEGHPLSLTRTEKAVEGAPHYLTLADLGPAGRFLLARRSVEEEEMIEAIVAGIEQTQLHSNWREWRGPGEVALAVRLDEDAPLTSRLFTYLPMGEQAHAPFRGYLHASFFPTANRKGLDGKIRLNAMLLERAADLAAESAVWTASTAREPSGELTTRDKARAAVDFMCWRKPQSFDSPADLPARVAAGIAAAAGVAEFGDAPMAPVLVTTSSGELAIGWAALRNARRWTHEGRAFSITAAAKHSQTVRAWPLWPGLGSRLDALVVYAKGQMPTYLDAPNADERTTLAVEIAGALAKAPGRSFEAWTVYYKELSSFVGTAGGSLADKHVLLGDDGTLQPAMSVVEPIEGAVGTARKRVRRVGRITVFAPPVRRGPGGEQDDLSPPKALANNFAFLSDALDWHGELAEARGFLVRHRLVFEFDREGILTQLARVLRRDERNLSRAAGLRWAFQIWRRPLGQGRSISLPANLRLYVPTLNHGFVAAEEAIFSDGWPEETRGRLLQRFLNSAPRDCPELDRVAQQRLAGPDHYAFRGGAGGQWLDFLTELGVKRGLQPRRKVLPGGHRGDTLGGNRFWVEQGMPESVVTHWKAAVAAAKPHGLGAASAYTVTGELRWFPGQGDIGRFDRDALELYAMLVIAWLGEPLPESWSLTIRHTFFSQSDVREWPTPLTAFLRTATWIPATEPTREGHETVTVAPSDIWMAADAGDRFPSFLRRPAISVLRTLERAMAPHLGAIRARTGLRTFDQSDALLAQAAFLADQFAKDGFDGYFERQLANLYANTWQRIADRHWTGPPLPVAEAPLRLLARRRGALECFAMKGADAGSEPIYVRNTDDEAGSSLVEAAGRPMIETRGGSRAQLGNVLLGLYGDRVRLLSEVDYQVIIDGEDVGTGEATPLVDWCPRLPLMAAVAMEAIKGLEARNVPVNRRIILDRLDGLSVRTGMQLRFRLDGTDDDLTGGPDALSLKLADGRPVIAVRLDAGPGWAQLDRALAAVCDGLLQPGLEQGLRILLRSLQAAGAAMGDPLDPDRDLDALCNSLRLSGRARRAARETLGAGLERHVPWLRALLFMGGGQPALDAFASVEHEAVKDPVRLREAISPWLEPLSCDAQAALDACRTALSVFELREALSLEFEALNLALLSTGQMPDTYPEAHARQLASRIKAASIDIADALRAVFAPTLATGEPAPAYAQTRDAAATIEPDPAWLTRWQEVPDEILTQRVDEWLAEQGAQPLGFPHPDLAGLEEVRRANGQTLRSVLGSAGPLVRAWCGARSRAIPAQWAAADGGMADFRTMLDLAGAYDFKAIDHDDLLAWIRRLGAWPKGMELTLDGASLALGDAALAAAQAKAKADAAAQRKQERSVEFNGVARDPDEVDWTALEAELSKNLSAAFLDTPVGREADLAPAHARPALTPQLGGWGSGTRNVYGSRKFAPSSKTDMIGRLGELAVRRWLQKRLPKQDIDDAWKSSNAKQFTGKEGNDGLGYDFEIGWQRQVWQIEVKSHLDDPRAFELGETQVRAGRAAARTRSGLRYWIAYVSNVADARRIRVEMIPNPMSETGEAVLDLLGEGLRYGFRRS; from the coding sequence ATGGTTGCAGCAGACGATGCCGAAGCGATTGGCACGGCTCAGCCGTTCGAGCCGGCCTGCGATGCGCCCGCATGGGGTTCGGACGCCCGCCGCTTCATCGAATTGTGGGCGCGCCGGAAGATGCGCGCCTTCGAGGGCACGATCGACGATCAAGGAGACTACCTTGCCAAGATCTACCCGACCGCCAAAAGCATCAGCGAGCAGGTGTCTGCTGATTACCACGGCCGCTTCCTGATCGAGTTGATCCAGAACGCCCACGACGTCCATCCTTCCGACTGCACAGACGGGGCGATCGAGGTTTTCCTGGATGCCGGACCAGAGGGCCATCCCACGCTATACGTCGCGAACGGCGGGACGCCGTTCTGCCGCGGCAACGTCGAGGCACTCTCCGACCTCGGCCTCTCGAGCAAGCCGCCCGGGCAATCCATCGGCAACAAGGGCCTCGGCTTCAGGAGCGTCCGGCACGTGTGCGATTCGCCGAAGATCTACTCCCAGGCTCCGGGCGGCTGCGAGGCCGGACGGTTCGAGGGCTTCTGCTTTCGCTTCGCGGACGACGACGACCTGGCGGAACTCGTGTCAAAGCCGCGGGCTTTCGAGCTTGCCCGCCGCGACCTGCCGCACTTCCACGTGCCGGTCTGGCTCAACGAGCAACCGGAACTGGTCCGCAGCTTCGCCGCACGCGGGTTCGCGACGGTCATCGCGCTTCCACTGCGCGACGAGCGCGCAGCGCAGGCGGTTCATGAGGAGATCGACGCGCTCAATAAGATGAACGTGCCGATGCTGCTGTTCCTGTCCAGGCTCGCGCGCCTGGACGTGCGGGTGCGAGGGGCCGATGGCGCAGAAGGGCATCCGCTGTCGCTCACCCGGACCGAGAAGGCGGTCGAGGGCGCGCCGCACTACCTCACCCTTGCTGACCTAGGGCCGGCTGGGCGCTTCCTGCTCGCGAGGCGTTCCGTCGAGGAAGAGGAGATGATCGAGGCGATCGTCGCAGGGATCGAGCAGACGCAGCTCCATTCGAATTGGAGGGAATGGCGGGGCCCCGGAGAGGTAGCGTTGGCGGTTAGGCTCGACGAGGACGCACCGCTGACCTCGCGTCTGTTCACCTACCTCCCAATGGGCGAGCAGGCCCATGCGCCGTTCCGCGGATACCTGCACGCCTCGTTCTTCCCGACGGCGAACCGCAAGGGCCTGGACGGGAAGATCCGGCTCAACGCCATGCTGCTCGAACGCGCCGCGGACCTCGCAGCCGAGAGCGCCGTCTGGACGGCGTCGACGGCCCGCGAACCGTCCGGCGAACTCACCACTCGGGACAAGGCGCGGGCTGCCGTCGACTTCATGTGCTGGCGGAAGCCCCAGAGCTTCGATTCCCCGGCTGACTTGCCGGCGCGGGTGGCAGCAGGCATCGCCGCCGCCGCCGGCGTCGCCGAGTTCGGCGACGCCCCCATGGCGCCCGTCCTGGTAACGACCAGCTCTGGTGAGCTGGCGATCGGGTGGGCCGCTCTGCGCAACGCCCGCCGCTGGACGCACGAAGGGCGCGCTTTCTCCATCACGGCAGCCGCCAAGCATTCCCAAACCGTGCGGGCTTGGCCCCTCTGGCCTGGGCTCGGCTCGCGGCTTGATGCGCTGGTGGTGTACGCGAAGGGACAGATGCCGACCTATCTCGACGCTCCGAACGCGGACGAACGCACCACGCTGGCCGTCGAGATCGCCGGCGCGCTTGCGAAGGCCCCCGGCCGCTCTTTCGAGGCGTGGACGGTTTACTACAAAGAGCTTAGCAGCTTCGTCGGCACCGCGGGGGGCTCGCTCGCGGACAAGCATGTCCTGCTTGGCGACGACGGCACGCTGCAGCCGGCCATGTCGGTCGTCGAGCCCATCGAAGGCGCCGTAGGGACCGCGCGGAAGCGCGTGCGACGGGTCGGACGGATTACGGTGTTCGCGCCGCCGGTCCGGCGGGGGCCGGGAGGTGAGCAGGACGACCTCTCGCCGCCGAAGGCGCTGGCGAACAATTTCGCGTTCCTATCCGACGCGCTCGACTGGCACGGGGAGCTTGCCGAGGCCCGAGGCTTCCTGGTCCGGCACAGGCTGGTCTTCGAGTTCGACCGCGAGGGCATCCTCACCCAGCTCGCTAGGGTGCTGCGCCGGGACGAGCGCAACCTTTCGAGGGCGGCAGGGCTGCGCTGGGCCTTCCAGATATGGCGGCGGCCGCTGGGCCAGGGGCGCAGCATCTCGCTGCCGGCGAACCTCCGCCTCTACGTACCGACGCTGAACCATGGCTTCGTCGCGGCCGAGGAGGCGATCTTTTCCGACGGATGGCCCGAGGAGACCCGGGGCCGTCTCCTCCAGAGGTTCCTCAATTCCGCGCCTCGCGACTGCCCCGAGTTGGACCGGGTGGCGCAACAACGGCTCGCCGGGCCGGACCATTACGCTTTCCGCGGCGGCGCGGGTGGCCAATGGCTGGACTTCCTGACGGAACTTGGCGTCAAGCGTGGCCTTCAACCGCGTCGGAAAGTGCTTCCCGGCGGACACCGCGGCGATACGCTCGGGGGAAACCGGTTTTGGGTTGAGCAGGGAATGCCGGAATCGGTCGTCACGCACTGGAAGGCGGCGGTGGCCGCGGCCAAGCCCCACGGCCTCGGCGCAGCCAGCGCCTACACCGTGACCGGCGAGCTGCGATGGTTCCCGGGCCAAGGTGACATCGGGCGCTTCGATCGCGATGCGCTCGAACTCTACGCCATGCTCGTGATTGCGTGGCTCGGCGAGCCTCTGCCGGAAAGCTGGTCGCTGACCATCCGCCACACATTCTTTAGCCAGTCCGACGTGCGGGAGTGGCCGACGCCGCTCACGGCCTTCCTGCGCACGGCTACCTGGATTCCGGCGACGGAGCCTACGCGGGAGGGTCATGAAACGGTCACGGTAGCCCCTTCGGACATCTGGATGGCAGCGGACGCCGGCGACAGGTTCCCCTCCTTCCTCCGACGCCCCGCGATCTCAGTTCTGCGCACGCTCGAGCGGGCGATGGCGCCTCACCTCGGCGCTATCCGCGCGAGGACCGGCCTGCGGACCTTCGATCAATCCGACGCTTTGCTCGCGCAGGCGGCGTTTCTCGCCGATCAGTTCGCCAAGGACGGCTTCGACGGCTACTTTGAACGACAGCTCGCCAACCTCTACGCCAATACGTGGCAGAGGATCGCGGACCGCCACTGGACCGGACCGCCACTGCCGGTCGCCGAGGCGCCTCTTCGGTTGCTCGCAAGGCGGCGTGGCGCGTTGGAATGCTTCGCCATGAAGGGCGCGGATGCGGGTAGCGAACCGATCTACGTCCGCAATACGGACGACGAGGCGGGGTCGAGCCTCGTGGAGGCAGCGGGGCGCCCCATGATCGAGACACGCGGCGGTAGCCGCGCCCAGCTCGGAAATGTGCTGCTGGGCTTGTACGGCGATCGGGTGCGCCTCCTCTCGGAAGTCGACTACCAGGTAATAATTGATGGCGAGGACGTCGGAACGGGCGAGGCCACCCCGTTGGTCGACTGGTGCCCCCGCCTGCCGCTGATGGCCGCCGTCGCCATGGAAGCGATCAAGGGGCTGGAAGCGCGCAACGTGCCCGTCAACCGCAGGATCATCCTCGACCGTCTCGACGGCCTATCTGTCCGAACCGGGATGCAGCTCAGATTTCGGCTCGACGGTACCGACGACGACCTAACGGGCGGTCCGGACGCGCTCAGCCTGAAGCTTGCGGACGGCCGGCCAGTCATCGCGGTCCGGCTAGACGCCGGGCCAGGATGGGCGCAGCTCGACCGGGCGCTGGCCGCGGTCTGCGACGGGCTCCTCCAGCCCGGGCTCGAACAGGGGCTGCGGATCCTCCTGCGCTCGCTCCAGGCCGCCGGCGCGGCGATGGGCGACCCGTTAGATCCTGATCGCGACCTTGACGCGCTGTGCAATAGCCTGCGCCTGTCGGGCCGGGCACGCCGGGCCGCCCGCGAGACGCTCGGCGCCGGTCTTGAGCGGCACGTGCCGTGGCTGCGCGCGCTGCTCTTCATGGGCGGCGGGCAACCGGCCCTCGATGCCTTCGCATCTGTCGAGCACGAGGCAGTTAAGGATCCGGTGCGTCTGCGGGAGGCCATCTCGCCCTGGCTCGAGCCGCTCAGCTGCGACGCGCAAGCAGCGCTCGACGCTTGCCGGACCGCCCTGTCGGTCTTCGAGTTGCGCGAGGCGCTGTCCTTGGAGTTCGAAGCGCTTAACCTAGCCTTGCTGTCGACAGGGCAGATGCCCGACACCTACCCGGAGGCCCACGCGCGCCAGCTCGCCAGCCGCATTAAGGCAGCCTCCATCGATATCGCCGACGCGCTGCGCGCCGTGTTCGCCCCGACCCTTGCCACCGGCGAACCCGCGCCAGCCTACGCCCAAACCCGCGACGCCGCGGCCACCATCGAACCCGATCCTGCCTGGCTGACCCGATGGCAGGAGGTGCCCGACGAGATCCTGACGCAACGGGTCGACGAGTGGCTCGCCGAGCAAGGCGCGCAGCCGCTCGGTTTCCCGCACCCGGACCTCGCGGGCCTAGAGGAGGTCCGTAGGGCCAACGGACAGACCCTGAGGTCGGTTCTCGGATCCGCCGGTCCCCTCGTCAGGGCCTGGTGCGGCGCGCGTAGTCGCGCGATCCCCGCTCAGTGGGCGGCGGCGGACGGCGGCATGGCCGACTTCAGGACAATGCTCGACCTCGCCGGGGCCTACGACTTCAAGGCGATCGACCACGACGACCTGCTCGCCTGGATCCGGCGGCTGGGCGCGTGGCCGAAGGGCATGGAGCTGACACTTGACGGAGCGTCGCTTGCACTCGGCGACGCGGCGCTGGCCGCTGCGCAGGCCAAGGCCAAGGCAGATGCAGCGGCTCAGCGCAAGCAGGAGCGGTCCGTCGAGTTCAACGGCGTAGCGCGCGATCCAGATGAGGTCGACTGGACGGCACTCGAAGCGGAGCTCTCCAAGAACCTATCCGCTGCCTTCCTCGACACGCCGGTCGGGCGCGAGGCAGACCTCGCGCCCGCCCATGCACGACCAGCCCTTACGCCACAACTCGGTGGATGGGGATCAGGAACCCGCAACGTGTACGGGAGCCGGAAATTCGCCCCGTCCTCGAAGACCGACATGATCGGACGGCTCGGCGAACTCGCCGTCCGGCGGTGGCTCCAGAAGCGCCTGCCTAAGCAGGACATCGACGACGCTTGGAAGTCGAGCAACGCCAAGCAGTTCACTGGCAAGGAAGGGAACGATGGCCTCGGGTACGATTTCGAGATCGGCTGGCAGCGACAGGTCTGGCAGATCGAGGTCAAATCGCACCTCGACGACCCCCGCGCCTTCGAGCTCGGGGAGACCCAGGTCCGCGCGGGCCGGGCTGCGGCACGCACGCGGTCCGGTCTCCGTTACTGGATCGCCTACGTCAGCAACGTCGCCGATGCTAGGCGCATCCGGGTCGAGATGATTCCGAACCCGATGAGCGAAACCGGCGAAGCCGTCCTCGATCTCCTGGGCGAGGGCCTCCGCTACGGTTTCAGACGGTCATGA
- a CDS encoding N-6 DNA methylase, with protein sequence MKSENIVQKIWALCHILRGDGISYHQYVSELTYLLFLKIAEENGVERLLPPDYRWRDLARHPKEGLLGFYQEMLTHLGTSADSEIIRAIYSFPTTVFSHSENLHAVVEGIAKIGWNDVSGDRFGEIYEGLIEKSSQDVRSGAGQYFTPRALVNSMVRVSKPNLGELIQDPAVGSGGFLITADRFIRLSNSEQAYLINPPKYQGVEIEKNTRRICLMNTFLNGLDADIIHGDALTDDGRKLGAATLVLANPPFGSKAGSRRALRADFPYRNTNKQLAFLQHIYLTLSNGGRAAVVVPDNVLFEDGVGRSLRQDLMTKCILHTILRLPKGIFPGAGVKTNVLFFRKEAGVVSDDVWFYDLRTNMPAFGKTNALLDFHFDDFERVYGADPGGTSQRMDQGENSRWRKLSREQVAERGDNLNWMWLRDENAEQDDAMQDTNEILAAIVGHLRSALNEIDALTSDIEGEDFQLKPAH encoded by the coding sequence ATGAAAAGTGAAAACATCGTTCAAAAAATCTGGGCCTTGTGCCACATTCTTCGCGGAGATGGGATTAGCTATCACCAATATGTTTCCGAACTGACCTATCTCCTGTTTCTGAAGATAGCGGAAGAGAACGGTGTTGAGCGGCTACTTCCACCCGATTATCGCTGGCGCGACTTGGCCCGGCACCCGAAGGAAGGATTGCTCGGCTTCTACCAAGAAATGCTGACCCATCTCGGGACCAGCGCCGACAGCGAAATCATTCGAGCTATCTACTCTTTTCCCACGACGGTCTTTTCCCACTCCGAGAACCTTCATGCGGTGGTCGAGGGGATCGCGAAAATCGGATGGAACGACGTCAGCGGCGATCGGTTCGGCGAGATCTATGAAGGGCTGATAGAGAAGAGCTCCCAAGATGTTAGGTCGGGAGCAGGGCAGTATTTCACTCCGCGCGCATTGGTGAATTCCATGGTGCGGGTCTCCAAACCCAATTTAGGCGAGCTGATCCAGGATCCGGCTGTGGGAAGCGGCGGATTCCTGATCACGGCCGACCGATTTATCCGGTTAAGCAACTCTGAGCAAGCCTATCTTATAAATCCGCCGAAGTATCAGGGTGTCGAGATTGAAAAGAATACTCGCAGAATATGCCTGATGAACACCTTCCTGAACGGTCTCGATGCGGACATCATCCACGGAGACGCGCTGACAGATGATGGCCGTAAGCTTGGCGCGGCGACGCTCGTACTGGCGAACCCCCCGTTTGGCAGCAAGGCAGGAAGCCGACGGGCACTGCGCGCGGACTTTCCATACCGTAACACCAATAAGCAGCTGGCATTCCTGCAGCACATCTACCTGACGCTAAGTAATGGCGGCCGGGCTGCGGTGGTGGTGCCTGACAACGTGCTGTTCGAGGACGGGGTCGGCCGGTCACTTCGTCAGGACTTGATGACGAAGTGCATCCTACACACGATCCTTCGGCTTCCCAAAGGGATCTTCCCGGGCGCAGGGGTAAAGACCAATGTGCTCTTCTTTCGGAAAGAAGCCGGGGTCGTATCGGACGATGTTTGGTTCTATGACCTGCGCACAAACATGCCTGCGTTTGGCAAAACCAATGCACTGCTTGACTTTCATTTTGATGACTTCGAGCGCGTATACGGCGCCGATCCCGGAGGCACATCACAGCGCATGGACCAAGGAGAAAACAGCAGATGGCGCAAGCTATCGCGCGAGCAAGTTGCCGAACGCGGCGACAATCTCAACTGGATGTGGTTGCGCGACGAAAATGCGGAACAGGACGACGCTATGCAGGATACCAATGAAATCTTGGCCGCGATCGTCGGCCACTTGCGCTCAGCGCTGAACGAAATCGATGCCCTAACCTCAGATATTGAAGGTGAAGACTTTCAGCTAAAACCCGCGCATTGA